Proteins from a single region of Gasterosteus aculeatus chromosome Y, fGasAcu3.hap1.1, whole genome shotgun sequence:
- the LOC120812604 gene encoding histone H3 translates to MARTKQTARKSTGGKAPRKQLATKAARKSAPATGGVKKPHRYRPGTVALREIRRYQKSTELLIRKLPFQRLVREIAQDFKTDLRFQSSAVMALQESSEAYLVGLFEDTNLCAIHAKRVTIMPKDIQLARRIRGERA, encoded by the coding sequence ATGGCACGAACCAAGCAGACCGCCCGTAAGTCCACCGGAGGCAAAGCCCCAAGGAAGCAGCTGGCCACCAAGGCCGCCCGTAAGAGCGCCCCGGCCACCGGCGGCGTGAAGAAGCCTCACCGTTACAGGCCCGGTACCGTGGCCCTGAGGGAGATCCGTCGCTACCAGAAGTCCACGGAGCTGCTAATCcgcaagctgcccttccagcgtctggtgagagaaatcgctcaggacttcaagaccgacctgcgcttccagagctccgctgttatggctctgcaggagtccagcgaggcttacctggtgggcctgttcgaggacaccaacctgtgcgccatccacgccaagagggtcaccatcatgcccaaagacatccagctggcccgtcgcATCCGCGGGGAGCGAGCTTGA